The genomic DNA TCTGGAGCATTTAGGTTATAAAGACAGTTCAAGCCAATCGACTTTTCGCACATTTTTTTCAGtcttatcaatttatatttatcagcGGCTTCTAGCAAATACTCTGAATGATCATCTAAGTCACAGACCTTGTCAGTATGGATATATTCCACAACTTTTCTAAATATCTCTGGATCGATATCCGTAAGAGTTAATTCAGAATTGTTATTGCTGCCGAATGTTTGTTGATGACGAACAACATCTTCGTACAATACaggacaacttttttttaaaagatttctATGCACTGAAAAtgtattacatttattattacccTGCACCTGTATGACAACAACATCACCGTGATCTTCTTGTCTGTGTAACTCAAAGTAATCAATTGGAGCTGGTAAAATTTTCGGACGAGGTATCAACGAACAACGATCCAAATGccagtaagaaaaaatttctatgagCAGTGTCATGGTATTGTTTGGAAGCAGATCTTCTTTTGTTCTCTGGAAACGGTCAGGAACGAAATCTGGGTCTTCACGATTAGTATAAGTACTTTGGTCACTCAGTCCAATGTAAAGATGATTTTTGTTGATATCAACCAGGTAAAAGTTACAGGTGTTATCATCAATTCCGCTTATAGGGATGAATGATAAACTCAGCCCGCCAGGAAATAACTTTgaacttgaaattttcaattcgaCCTTCCACTTGATTGATTGACCTCTAAACTCGTAAGAAAACTCCTTATCCAGAGTGACGGGGTCCTCATGTCCGGTGCGGTCTGCACGCTCAAGTACTTGATTTATATCCGGTATTTCCCAACTTTTAGAGGTTATACTAAAGTTTCGAAGTCTTGATTGTAGAGGCATTTTGAATTGACAcaacttttcatttttgattCCTGCGATGAACacaattaatgtaattttctAATACGAATCATCAATGACGTGGCAATAAGGTATAATTACTATAGTGGTTTGTTGCTATGTCCACGCTTCCGTTTGCCAAGATTaactgtatgtatgtatctgtgtATAGTCGTCCCGGATAAAGCTTGGGATTTTTTCCCACCATTGTAGTTTCCCTCTCTATTATAATATTCTGGAAAAGATATTCTGCGCATGCGCAAATCCAAATATTGTGGTAGAGGAGGAATAACTGCGGTAGAGCAAAATCCCAAACTTTCTATGGGACAACTATACTATgggtttttgtattttttattttcccatATTTAACGCAGATCGATTACTTCTTTTAAAAGCTctattgtgtaaaatataaaataaatttctactaGGTAAAAGTTCTTAGAACGGAAACTagtaaatacttaaaatttccctgattaaaaaaaatgattaaaaatgatttaaaatgatttgttttttaatcattttaaatactttttaatccttcaaatcatttctaatcctgtctcttatggacatttaacgtgtgaaatcatttttaatcattttttttaatcagggttgtaatacattgtaaaatataatgtagaagttaaagaaaattaataaacataatttgAAACTGAACTGGGACAactaccctcgcagatttgaatcacggtggaaacaccgtggaagtgtaaacaccgtggatccactgtggttacacggtgggtttgttccatttcaccaccgggtatacacagtgtatctactgtgattacgcggtgtatccaccgtgatttcacggtggcttgaccactgtgtatacacggtgtttccactgtgattacgtggtgtacccaccgtgattccacggtggctttgtgcgatttcaccaccgtggttccacggtgtatccaccgcgtaatcacagtgaaaacaccgtgtatacacggtggcatagacaccgtggaatcacggtggatacaccgcgtaatcacagtggtataatggaacaaacccaccgtgtttccaccgtaattcaaatctgcgagggtataGATGCCATAGCAAAGGGCTAGAACAACAGTCTAGTTTAGGGATGGACATTTGAGATAAAGAATCGATTCTCGattccgatttttttttagtaaatttagaTTCTCAGAATTGATTAATCAATCTCAAGAATCgattcttttaaattcaatcGATTCTGAGTAagcaaaattgtttttttcaagaaaattaaaatttcagaaatttttttttcttaaaaaataaaacccatAAAATGaggttaaaagtaaaataaaatgcaaattgatgaaaatattagaaattttatattttattaaaagagtaaatctgacaattttaatgtcatgatGACTAAACTGGTACAGACAAATATGACATACACTTGTTGTCATTAATGCCTGGTCCCCCAGACTATAGAATCTTAGCCATGCAGGGGACCAGGCATTAATGACAACGAGCGTACTAGTGCAGATACAgactacacggagaaaaaaatatcgccagaatgactatccaatgtatcctcaaatgacgtatcgtcagaatgacgattcgtatacctaatttaggaatactctcatattaatttaatgatcTATAGTATCGTTAAAGTAAAGATACGTTTTTGGGTTAGGTTAagtattcgtttatttaatttaacaatacgaCGAATAGCCTTTGTAACGATATGTAGTTTCGTTGATATAAGTATCTGTATAGCCAGCGTGAGGATCCGTATAGCTAAATTGGCTATACGTATCATCGTTCTCGGTTGCCGGATGCCTAAATACAGAGTTTGCGCAATAGTCATGTCAGCGATTCATAAAATGCCCAAAATAAGGATACGAATCGTCATTTTGACGATCCACTGTGAGGATACTCTGTATAGTTGAATTAGCTATACGGCGTATCGTCAAGTAAGATGACTATATAGCGTATAGCCAGAATAGCGATACGTATACTTaatctggcgatatttttctctccgtgtatattCCGAAAATGAGTTGTACATTATTTAGATGCTATTTTTATGCGATAATTAAAAGGAAATTAACTATATATGTcatcaaaatatttgaaagatgattgattaaaaataaaaaaatgtaagataACAAAACGACGCGAACGCTCAAAGGGCgctaaatttgaaatattttcataataaaatacacAATTACTTCACGCCATTTTTCATTCAATAGGGTCGTTAGTttagcattaaaaataaattatagactCGATCACTAAGAATCGATTCTGATAACTGGGAGTAGAGTCTAAATAATCGGGTTTTTTTACCACAAAATCGATTCTCGGGTAGAATCGGAATCGATTTTACCCTCCCTAGTCTAGTGCTCGATCCCCGGGTTCCGTGACTCGAAATCCAACATTGATGCGGGAGAGACGCGGAGCTATCACGTGCCGGTACAAACCAGTAGCTCTGGGCCTTGCAACTTGCATACGATTCAGTCTATTTGTAACCACGGTTACCTTTGCTAAAATTATACGCATTAAACATAGCGCCTCTCGGCTATTTGCCTTgctatcaataattattaattgcgaATAATTGTCATTGTGACAAATATATCATAATAGCTGGTTCCCACACTAGCAATAAATTAACTCAGTTAGTTCCTACACTAACATTTTATAAGGTGGTTGAGCTCACTCCTATTGCGTCTTAATTCAAGACGCAATTatcatacacacatacatcaTACATTTACACGATCGTGTATGTAAACACTGTTTTCCTCCTCTGGggaaataaattctttcacATCATCCCCAAACATtgtggaattatttaattatccaACCTCAACCTAATTTATCCATAACaacttaattataaaaacaagAAGGACGGAAAATAGTCTAATTATATCCTCGCGGACTTGGAATCACTGTGAAATCACAGTAAATTCACTTTCACCGTGAGTTTACGGTGTGTTTACGGTGAATTCATAGTGAATTGACAGTGATTTTGTGCCATTTTGTCATTGTGATTTAGTAGTGATTTCactgtatattagggtgtccgttatttcccaaatcgatttttatttaccgatcaccccctgaatctttagtttattatctaaaaaaaaatatccaacacaaacaggctcttaattttcacattaaaCCGTGCCGAAATCATTTTacattttccatttaaataacatgggacttttagattttttactcttaatttttttcctcagaaataaatgagagtaaaaattttatcgaaactTACTCTAAtagaaaattgaacgctctacaaaaaagttttctcatggattttcaataaaacacttccttcaaaagttattgaacgttaaacttgtgtttgttatcaatcctatcatatttttaattctattttcatttttaccgtTTTTTGCTATAAAATCGATGgaataaaagataattattattatcactcgAGTACCGATGATCATTTATGTAGATTTCATGGCCTAAACAGAAAattaagggaaaaaaaaattgttttatgagAAGTAATAGAAATAACATACCTTTCCTCATACAGACgaactttaaaatgaattaatggaaAGCGgcgaaataaaaatgtaaaaactcCTTTGTCTATAATGTTATAAgcagatttattatcatttttgctttctttataattttttgttaaaaaagcTATGGTCGCATtaggatattttgttttatactCATTTACaacttgaattaattattgtttttggtCTTCTCGTGTTGTTAAAATGTTGATATACTCttaagttaatttaattgcTCTTTCGGTGACATCATTAGTTACATTGTAAATTGTTAACAATTCGTAAGTAAATTCGGATTccttacaattttttgaaagatttaacattgatagaaattttttgaaagtagATGCGAAACGTGGGCGGGCAATAACGACTATTTAGAAGGCTTTCGaaagaaagcaaaaatgataataaatctgcttaaaatattatagaCAAAGaagttattacatttttatttcatcattttccattaattcattttaaagctCGTCTGTATGAGGAAAGGtatgttatttctaatatttctcataaaacaatgttttttttcccttgATTTTCTATTTAGTCCATGAAATCTACATAAATGATCATCGCTAATCTACTGATAATAACAACtatcttttatttcaacgattttatagccaaaaacggtaaaaatgaaaatagaattaaaaatattataggatTGATAACAAACACAAGTTTAACGTCGAATAACTTCTGAAGgagttattttatcgaaaattcatAAGAGAACTACTCTGCGAGGGTAGTTGTCCCAGTTCAGTTTcaaattatgtttattaattttctttaacttctacattatattttacaatgtattacaaccctgattaaaaaaaatgattaaaaatgatttcacacgttaaatgtccataagagacaggattagaaatgatttgaaggattaaaaagtatttaaaatgattaaaaaacaaatcattttaaatcatttttaatcattttttttaatcagggttttttgtagaacgtttaattttctattagaATATacttcgataaaatttttactcttattcgtttcagagaaaaaaaattcagagtcaaaagtctaaaaatcccatgttatttaaatgggaaatataaaatgatttcggcacggtttaatgtgaaaattaaGAGCCTAATTGTGTTGGATATGTTTTTTTAGGTCATAAACTAAAGATTCAGGGGGCgatcagtaaataaaaatcgatttgggaaataacggacaccctacTGTATATTCACTGTGAATTTACTGTACGTTCACTGGAAATTCACTGTGAATTTTCTGTAAGGTCACTGTAAATTCACTGTAAATTCACTGTGAATTCACTGTGAATTGGCTGCGATACCACACTAAACTCACAGCAATACCACTGAGAGATaaccataaaattattatcaatcgATGGTAAAACTGCTGTGAGTAACTATGAAACGACTGTGATAACATAATAAGATCACTGTGAAATCACTATCGAATCACTGTGAGATAACCATAAATTTACAGTGACCGAATGGCACAAAATCACAGTgatttcaccgtaatttcacCATGGTTTCACAATGTTTTTAATATAATCTCACTGGGATTTCACCATGGTTTTACAGTGATTCCAAGTCCGCGAGGGTATTAAgtgattattttttcgacGAAACAGGAAAGattaatgttgccaggtgattttGAAGCTAAATGTGCGCCCTTAAAaaccctgtaaatttttaaatcgatccATTAAACCGTTTTTCcgtattgattaattaaaatcttacaaaacaagtaaaggaacaagttttgtttctttaattgtgtaatagactgggccaaaaaaattgactattttttttttcttagctatatcgaaaatattattcagaatgacaaaaaaaaaattttcatgaaagtttgagcccttaatattaattttaagaggtctatcatcactatttttaattttaattcataatttgatgttttacgtcagaattacaaaaacattggagtaaaaaaaatttatttccacttattctcatgtaaaattaaattccttacaaaaaagtctgattgaaaattttcgtcagacaagccgtttccgattaattaagcttaataatttgatatattttttcgatttaacatttttacttttgaattttgtaactgatgaatcaataaatatctaataaagaccatgacagattttcgaaggaaatttaatgctctacaaaaaaggtctcataacattttttgctaaattcactccttcgaaagttatccaaggttgaatttgagtcaaaacgatttcaataacgtgaataactttcgaaggagtgaatttagcaaaaaatgttaagagaccttttttgtagaacattaaattttcttcgaaAATCTGTCCTGATCTcttttagatatttattgattcgtcaattacaaaattcaaaagtaaaaatgttaaatcgaaaaaatatatcaatttattaagcttaattaatcggaaacggcttatctgacgaaaattttcaatcagaccttttttgtagggaatttaattttacataagaataagtggaaatgaattttttttacttcaatgttTTAGCAATTCcgacgtaaaacatcaaattatgaattaaaattaaaaatagcgatgatagacctgttaaaattaatattaagggctcaaactttcatgaaattttttttttgtcattctgaataatattttcgatatagctatgaaaaaaaaaatagtcaatttttttggcccagtctattgtgtaatcattatcaaaatgaaaaattatttttttgcaacttTTCTTAGATTTTTGCGTTAAGGGTGTAGTCTAGTTCGTGGGCTCAAAAAATAGTCTATTTTTGGGAATTTCTTGCGAGCTTGCTATGAAAGATAAGTATACAAACACTGTTAGGGATGATAAATAAAGTcttgaattatgaaaaaaaaattttttttattcatttttataagtatGTTCATACAAAAGGTGAACTCTAATGGAGCGCCATAATTTAAAGGTAGGTCGGCTCAATCACGATATATCAGCAACGGCTTatctgaaaaacaaaaaaatcgaattgttTTGAATTCGGTTTGACAGTGACTACAAGATAGACTAGCGATATTAATTTTGGAccatttttactaattttaactaacgaaaatttaaaaaaatgcaaaaaagtgtttttttttcgctgTTATTTGTAAAAGGAAATtagttaaaatcaaaattttcatatgaTTTTAGTCTATCCTGTAAGTACTTATGTGTAGAATATGTGGTTAAAATTTCAGAAGGATCAGCCCACAGGTTCCGGAGAAATCGTGATTGGCGTCGGCGAAATCGTAGTTTCGAGATAAAcacgtttaaagtttttttaaataaaaaaaaaaaaatcttaccaAAATTTAATCTGCGATGCCTGCACCATACGAAGTGCCTTTTTCTTGTTCAAAACTTTCATTTGCTTCTAATTTGGCCTTCTTTTTTCCCTTCTGCTCTCTCTTGATGTGTCCAAGCTGTGGCAGTTCACATATTCAAGACGCGTAAAACTGTGTTTGTCGACCTTTAGATTCAGAAAAATACACTTAAGCTGCTCGGATCTCCATAAAAATTTGGCACAATATGCTTGGATAcatatacattaaaaaaatgtaaaaaaaaaccaaaaataatttttcaaaaatgaccAACTAGACTACACCCTTAACAACTTAATAAATTGaaggtaaaaagaaaaaaaatttccaaaaaaattcgaaaagaaaaaattttaggatttttttttacaaaacttcCCGACAAAAAAtcctgaattatttttttaagtttaaatttctggaaattaaataaatttgattaaattaaattttcttataaaactcgaatgatgaaaacctttcgaaaaagtttatctaacacattttttcggaagctataaaaatttctataacaacaattgattaataaattaaaagaaaagtaaaatccaaaaattcgtttagtacggcccagccttaacagtattgttattaaaaatattttaaattctcacTTGACAACGTTatcaattgaatatttatttactatacttttattaactACTCTATTCAGTACAACTACTTCTACAATctccctaatagcacagtttgcatTAGCAAAAGcttattttacaaaagtttccttgaatttttcgtcaaatttccgtcaacttcggattTTTCCGTCTTTAACGACAATTTGTATGTAACTTGTtatacaatttgacgtaaatttactgcaCGAATTAGAAtacaaattcacttcaaaagttgactagaaaaactTTTCCTCAATTTTCATGCAAATTTtgacatcaatttattgttaatttggcttgaaaaattattaagtatttttttaccgtcaaattgtaaacatttttatgtataaatttgtttattttctgaaatggtaagaatgaacattaccgactttttttttctggtaaAAAGTTGCCTctaaattgagcaaaaattaaccgcaaatttttctgtacaacttttgctgtcaaattgtcggcaaattTTGGCAGCAAATTTCAAGCAATTTCAACATCAAACTACCGTCAATTTCAAACTAGTGGCTAATAGGGTGCGTGCAAGTTGGTGCAAATCAACTGCCGTCATCTGgatgtaatttgacagaaaaacttgccgtcaatttgaagtgaaactttcaatcaacttaacgtcattgtctgacagtaatacttgtagtcaaattgaattcaagtttaaAGACTGTCATCTGAAAGGTAACTGCTTactctccaacactttccttgtaattggcttcagaatacggcatTAGCTTGAAGTTAACCTGTGGTTAAAGTGGCTATCAGGGGAATACCAACTTTTTGACGAGCAACTCGTGCTATTAGGGTGGTTtgttttgatgatttttttttatcatttttgacACAACGTattggtgaaaatttttttgttgacattCAAGTTCAGTGATTTGACAGAGATGTAAAAATCCTGTATTGTGATTTTTAAGAGAACTTTATAAcgaaatatattattacaaaataaattacaaacacTTATTGAATTGGCATAACGTGTCAAATGTTTTAACAGTTATTATCGATAATTATCCagtctattaattaattactgctCATAactaaatactaaaaaaataaattgcttcAAAAATGGATGACGGTGATTATTTGGGTGCTTATAAACGTTTCTTCATAGAATTCGTAGAGCGAATGAATGTTGATGATCAATTACCAGTGAAAATGTCAGGTCATGAAATTAGTGGTGAGGAAGTCACCGGAGAAGTAATTGATATGACGCTTCAATATCTTAATCAGaagtatgtaattttttataatgatcGTCATgcatttacttttaaaaatacattatttttattgacaaatACAAATGGATAAGTATTTATTGACCATAACTCTATATTGATTTACAGATAATCAAATAGAAATTTACTTTTGTTTTGTGGAATTTGAGTTtcatgtaaaaaaatctggcCATTGGCTATAAATTTCCATTATCTGCAAGCTTTTAAAGCTTAaagatattatttttgttacttATTGGCTATTGTTTTATTAGTGTCTCGAAAACAATCCCTTGCAGTTTTAGGATGTTGTAGGTAACCAGATTTCACACCACAAAAGTACTACAATTAAACCGTGAATTTacagtattaataaaatatgtataatttttttatagtgcaTCCACATGTAAATTATACAGTATTTTTACGAGATTTCAGCGTTAATTATGTGATATACATGTGGTTGATATACTGAATTTGGTGCCGCGCCTAAATATCTACGGACAAAATATCTACGGACCAAAACATCTGGACGAAATATCTGTGGATAAAATATCCATTAGAgtggtccaaaaaaaacattttttttttttttttttcaagggcTATTATCTCAAAAGCTTTTctcaagtataaaaaaaattccatccAAAGCGCAGCTTGATATCTCAATTCTTCAAGAAGCTCAacacatttatattttcccatttaaataacacgtaaaaaattttttttacgttttcatccggtaaaactacgaaaaaaatttttctctgaattttCCATCAATtattcttgtagggaattcaattctctacaaaaaagtattgaattagttttttcttAATCCTAACaggtaaaaagttattgagctttaaatattcgcaataaaagaaaatttaattagatccaaagaaaattaaattcagtatcTATCCGCAAGTACTagctttaattgaaaaatataaagaatttGGGACAAAAGATGAAGAACAGAAACAATATCTGTTACAAATAGTTGCTGATCATaggaaaaaatatccaaattgtaatgagaaaatttattcataattatataaacgattattaaattatttaattattataaacagttTAGAGTTTGATTAATTTCGAAATAAAGACATGCAGTCaccaaaaaagttttcaaaaagttgaaaattatttcaaatctataaaaattaaataaattatctagttATGGTGCCAATTCCATTAAAGAATTGCTCTAAAACTATCTTCCTTCAAATTTACTTAGTAACGAGTACTTAGAggtcaataactttttaaccgtTAGGATTACGAAAAAACTATTTCAATACTTtgtgtagagaattgaatttcctacaagaacaATTGATGGAAAAttccgagaaaaatttttttcgtagttttaccggatgaaaacgtaaaaacaaattttttacgtgttatttaaatgggaaaatataaatgtattgagctTCTCGAAGAATTGAGATATCAAGCTGCGCTTtagagggaattttttttataccttagAGAAGCTTTTGGAATGAtagccaaaaaaaatttttttttggaccactGTAATATCCATATTtactagataaataaaaaaaaaaaataatcatactttaattttattttgaactttaaatttcctaatatcgataaaaaatgaGCATTTACTAATTGTGCCACATTAATACATATTCTAGTAGAGTctaatacacagaaaaaaaattcttgactgaaggtaaatattcttgattcaaaaaaatatttttgaaaacctcaatttttttggataaagAGAAGTTACCTCTGACCAAGACAAATCTCCTTGACtaaagaaaatcttgacttcgTTCCCAAGAACGTTTctcttcc from Microplitis mediator isolate UGA2020A chromosome 7, iyMicMedi2.1, whole genome shotgun sequence includes the following:
- the LOC130671447 gene encoding uncharacterized protein LOC130671447, with the translated sequence MPLQSRLRNFSITSKSWEIPDINQVLERADRTGHEDPVTLDKEFSYEFRGQSIKWKVELKISSSKLFPGGLSLSFIPISGIDDNTCNFYLVDINKNHLYIGLSDQSTYTNREDPDFVPDRFQRTKEDLLPNNTMTLLIEIFSYWHLDRCSLIPRPKILPAPIDYFELHRQEDHGDVVVIQVQGNNKCNTFSVHRNLLKKSCPVLYEDVVRHQQTFGSNNNSELTLTDIDPEIFRKVVEYIHTDKVCDLDDHSEYLLEAADKYKLIRLKKMCEKSIGLNCLYNLNAPEIYDLAIRCHAPQLKKAALIVRPNIENPTAPTPGTITGRSTSEYEFEITVIPDMQVSCWSTTYSRNQSPNWPQKLTFP